In Syntrophales bacterium, the DNA window TGTAGGGCGAAGCGCTCTCATGAAGGAGCTCCTTGATACGGTATCTCAGGTGGCGCCGTCGGACGCCACCGTGCTCATCACGGGGGAGTCGGGAACGGGCAAGGAACTCGTCGCCGGAGCTATTCATTTCAACAGCCGCCGTCGGGAAGGTCCCTTTGTCAAAATCAACTGCGGAGCCCTGACGGAAACACTTCTTGAATCGGAACTGTTCGGCCACGAAAAGGGAGCCTTTACGGGAGCGGACCGTCGGAAAGAGGGTACCTTCCGCCATGCCGACGGAGGAAGCCTGTTTCTTGATGAAGTGAGTGACATGACACAGGCCATGCAGGTAAAACTTCTGCGCGTGCTCCAGGAACGCGAAATCGTGAGGGTCGGCGGCAATGAACCGGTTCCGGTAGACGTGAGAATCATTGCCGCCACCAATCGGGACCCCCGGCGAGAAGTCGAACGGGGACGGCTTCGGGAAGACCTGTTCTTTCGTCTCAATGTAATCCAGATCACGGTACCGGGGCTTCGAGACCGCCGTGAGGACATCCCGTTGCTGGCCCAACGCTTCCTCGATGATTTCGCCGAAAAAAACCGGCGGCCCATCAAGGGCTTCACACCGCGCGCCATGGACCAGCTGGTCAAGCATTCCTGGCCGGGCAATGTCAGGGAGCTGATGAATGTCATCGAACGGGCCGTTGTGCTGTCCCGAAAGGACTTCATCGATACCGAAGATCTGTCCCTGTTGTCCTGCGCCGACAGGATTGTCTCCTCCGATTCCACGCCGCCGGTTTCCCTGGAAGAGCTGGAGCGACGTGCTATTCTCGAAACCCTGGACGCGGCGGGGGGAAACAAAAGTGAAACGGCGCGCAGGCTTGGCATCACACGGAGAACACTGCACAAAAAGCTTAAAAAATACGGTGCCATGACCTGACATGAACGCCGGAAGATTCAGACCCGGAAAGGACCATTGGTGACCGCATCAGAAGAAGTCCGGCCCCTGGTTGAGCCACACCCTTCATCACCGCGGCATACCCTGCGGACGTCTCATCCCTCAGGATGTGCCCGCCACTTGTTCGAGGCTCTTCTGAATCCGGCTATTTTCGACTCATTTCGATGCCGTCATCATTGAAACAGAAAGGAGAATGAAAGAAGGGCCATGAGAACTGTTTTCACCGTCACCACGACACAGCGGGAAGAGCTTGTGGACATAACCGGTCCCATCCGGAAGATCGTGGGAGAAGCGGATCACTCCTCGGAGCTCTGCTGCCTGTTCGTTCCCGGAGCTACTGCCGCCATCATGATCCAGGAAAACTGGGACCCCAACATTACCTCTGACGTATTGAGCTGCCTTCGGCAATTGATCCCCCAGGGTGCATGGCTTCATGACCGCATTGACGGGAATGGAGACTCCCATATAAAGGCGGGAATTATCGGACCCTCGGAGACCATTCCCATACAGGAGGGAAACCTTCTGCTGGGCACCTGGCAGAACATCTTTCTCTGTGAATTTGACGGTCCCCGCCAAAAACGGGAGATTATCGTCACTCTGCTGTGACTCTCATGCGTGACGGCTTCGTACAATAGTACCGGAGGCATCCCTTCGGTACTACAGCCGGATGCTTGATTGCGCTCCTTCCTTCGTCACTGCGGTGTATCCCAAAATATGCCTCTCTCCTCAGGATGTGCGCGCCGTGCCTCAGGGAGCTTTTACACAACCGTTCTCTATAAGAATAAGACATTTTTTGATTTTTTACGGGATCATCATGTTTCACGTGAAACATTTTTCCCCGTTACATGCCCTGAAGGGGGCATCCCTCGCAGCGGGCCGTCGCACGGCAAAAGTGCTTTCCCGTCGAAACGATAAGCGCGTGGTACTGGTTGTACA includes these proteins:
- a CDS encoding sigma-54 dependent transcriptional regulator; protein product: MKNDRSILVVDDDRAHRTMLKTLLSRWGYTVEDADDGDVAISLVRERPWDLILMDVRMARLSGLEALPEIRSVNPSIPVIIMTAYSSVESAVDALKKGAYDYLTKPLDFDELRIVMERATEHRRLKEENTLLRQTLGAHFDSGSIVGRSALMKELLDTVSQVAPSDATVLITGESGTGKELVAGAIHFNSRRREGPFVKINCGALTETLLESELFGHEKGAFTGADRRKEGTFRHADGGSLFLDEVSDMTQAMQVKLLRVLQEREIVRVGGNEPVPVDVRIIAATNRDPRREVERGRLREDLFFRLNVIQITVPGLRDRREDIPLLAQRFLDDFAEKNRRPIKGFTPRAMDQLVKHSWPGNVRELMNVIERAVVLSRKDFIDTEDLSLLSCADRIVSSDSTPPVSLEELERRAILETLDAAGGNKSETARRLGITRRTLHKKLKKYGAMT
- a CDS encoding secondary thiamine-phosphate synthase enzyme YjbQ, with the protein product MRTVFTVTTTQREELVDITGPIRKIVGEADHSSELCCLFVPGATAAIMIQENWDPNITSDVLSCLRQLIPQGAWLHDRIDGNGDSHIKAGIIGPSETIPIQEGNLLLGTWQNIFLCEFDGPRQKREIIVTLL